The Burkholderiales bacterium genome has a segment encoding these proteins:
- a CDS encoding tRNA (cytidine(34)-2'-O)-methyltransferase, with protein MFDIVLYQPEIPPNTGNIIRVCANTGARLHLVQPLGFKLENKQLRRAGLDYHEYAAIAVHAGWQALCDQLQGRRMFAVTTRANRRYDKPRYCEGDVFVFGPETSGLPPAVLDEFGEEYRVRLPMLPLSRSINLSNAVAITVYEAWRQLGFDTGI; from the coding sequence ATGTTCGACATTGTTTTGTATCAGCCTGAAATCCCTCCGAATACCGGCAACATCATTCGCGTGTGCGCAAATACCGGGGCGCGCCTGCATCTCGTCCAGCCGCTCGGTTTCAAGCTTGAAAACAAGCAGTTGAGGCGCGCCGGGCTCGATTATCACGAATATGCGGCGATTGCCGTCCACGCGGGCTGGCAAGCGCTGTGCGATCAATTGCAAGGAAGACGCATGTTCGCAGTCACCACGCGCGCGAATCGGCGCTACGACAAACCGCGCTATTGCGAAGGCGACGTTTTCGTTTTCGGCCCGGAAACAAGTGGCTTGCCGCCAGCGGTGCTGGACGAATTCGGCGAAGAATATCGAGTGCGCCTGCCGATGCTGCCATTGAGCCGCAGCATCAATCTGTCGAATGCCGTCGCCATTACCGTTTACGAAGCGTGGCGCCAGCTCGGTTTTGATACGGGCATCTGA
- a CDS encoding ComF family protein: MHLPLSISPHGFLNLCLKSAQTLVPQNCELCSGASREIALCAACLAALPRLASRRCPVCALPTLNGETCGACLRHRPKFDRVDCALVYAFPANTLIQALKYDGKLAIAKVLAAVLTPAIGSRPDLILAMPLSKQRLRERGFNHALEIARFVARELDIPIAHDACRKMRDTPPQTALPWKERAKNVRGAFACDSDLAGKRVAIVDDVMTTGATLNELAATLRKSGAREVSGWIAARTLQDG; this comes from the coding sequence ATGCACCTGCCCTTGTCAATTTCGCCGCACGGATTTTTGAACCTTTGCCTAAAGTCCGCCCAGACTCTCGTGCCGCAGAACTGCGAGCTATGCAGCGGCGCAAGCCGCGAAATTGCGCTGTGCGCGGCGTGCCTGGCTGCTTTGCCGCGGCTCGCGAGCCGGCGTTGCCCGGTCTGTGCGCTGCCGACTTTGAACGGCGAGACATGCGGCGCGTGCTTGCGTCATCGGCCGAAATTCGATCGCGTCGATTGCGCGCTGGTTTACGCCTTCCCCGCCAACACCCTGATTCAGGCGCTGAAATATGACGGCAAACTGGCTATCGCGAAAGTACTGGCGGCTGTTCTCACGCCGGCTATCGGAAGCCGTCCGGACTTGATACTCGCCATGCCGCTGTCGAAGCAAAGGCTGCGCGAACGCGGCTTCAACCATGCGCTCGAAATCGCCAGATTCGTGGCGCGCGAACTGGATATTCCAATCGCGCATGACGCCTGCCGCAAGATGCGCGACACACCGCCGCAGACCGCTCTGCCATGGAAAGAACGCGCGAAAAACGTTCGCGGCGCTTTTGCCTGCGACAGCGATCTCGCCGGCAAAAGAGTTGCGATCGTAGACGACGTGATGACGACCGGCGCGACCCTGAACGAGCTAGCTGCAACTTTGCGCAAATCAGGCGCCCGTGAAGTCAGCGGCTGGATCGCAGCGCGCACTTTGCAGGATGGCTAA